A DNA window from Enterobacter asburiae contains the following coding sequences:
- a CDS encoding Hcp family type VI secretion system effector: MSLPAYMFLYDENGNPIKGSCNVSGREGAIEILNSNYHNHQVCSASTGNLMGAREHGAFTIHKQIDKTSPYFADALCQSKRLQKAVIHYYDVNEAGFEFEVYRITLDSIVIMSGDAAHTWVPGAPGHNMMESIGIRYRGIEWFYLEGHIKYEDHWNKVPQ, encoded by the coding sequence ATGTCATTACCCGCATACATGTTTCTTTATGATGAAAATGGAAACCCGATCAAAGGCAGCTGCAATGTTTCGGGCAGAGAAGGTGCGATTGAGATCCTTAACAGCAATTACCACAACCATCAGGTTTGCAGCGCCAGCACGGGCAATCTTATGGGTGCCAGAGAACATGGGGCATTCACTATCCATAAGCAGATCGACAAAACGTCGCCTTACTTTGCAGATGCTTTATGTCAAAGCAAAAGGCTACAGAAAGCGGTTATCCACTACTATGATGTGAACGAAGCAGGATTTGAATTCGAGGTGTACCGCATAACGCTGGATAGTATCGTGATTATGTCTGGCGATGCTGCCCATACCTGGGTTCCGGGGGCGCCTGGTCATAATATGATGGAAAGCATCGGGATTCGTTATCGCGGTATCGAGTGGTTTTATCTGGAGGGACATATTAAATATGAGGATCACTGGAATAAGGTGCCTCAGTGA